The Moraxella osloensis genome contains a region encoding:
- a CDS encoding RluA family pseudouridine synthase — translation MTEHSQSPKRPAHPSKKRDTPSRQSAHQTAKRTPSKKTPSKQPPSKQPQSADDDILDFAKVNYLTVTRQQHDQRVDNFLLGRLKGLPRSHVYNMIRSDEIRVNGKRCKPHDKLQRNDVVRIAPIKLATREKPVISPDFAQSLLERIVYEDESLMVLNKPSGMAVHGGSGESFGVIEAMREATGKKYLELVHRIDKDTSGLLMIAKKRSTLKALQEHLREKTLQKTYLCLVVGWISTETQIIDKPLLKYTLPATQEGKSGERRVKVDVKSEDSKPSQTQINVLQKFELNGQKVSLIEAKPLTGRTHQIRVHLASIGHPLLGDDKYNPNVAKGDKSVRRLCLHAYQLAIPEYETITAELPEDMQSLIENQHD, via the coding sequence ATGACAGAGCACTCGCAGTCTCCCAAACGTCCCGCCCATCCTAGCAAAAAACGCGACACCCCATCGCGGCAATCGGCTCATCAAACCGCGAAACGCACGCCCAGCAAAAAAACGCCCAGCAAACAACCGCCTAGCAAACAACCGCAGTCTGCAGATGACGATATTTTAGATTTTGCTAAGGTCAATTACCTGACCGTCACGCGCCAGCAGCATGACCAACGTGTTGATAACTTTTTGTTGGGTCGTCTTAAAGGGCTGCCGCGCTCACACGTCTATAACATGATTCGTTCCGACGAAATCCGTGTCAATGGCAAACGCTGTAAACCCCACGACAAACTGCAGCGTAATGACGTGGTGCGCATTGCACCCATCAAGCTTGCCACGCGTGAAAAACCCGTGATTAGCCCTGACTTTGCCCAAAGCTTGCTTGAGCGCATTGTGTATGAAGATGAGAGTTTAATGGTACTCAATAAACCATCGGGTATGGCGGTGCATGGCGGCAGTGGCGAGAGTTTTGGCGTGATTGAAGCCATGCGAGAAGCAACGGGTAAAAAATACCTTGAGTTGGTACACCGCATTGACAAAGATACCTCTGGCTTGCTGATGATTGCCAAAAAACGCTCAACCCTTAAAGCTTTACAAGAGCATTTGCGAGAAAAAACCTTGCAAAAAACCTATCTGTGTTTGGTGGTAGGTTGGATAAGTACCGAAACACAAATCATTGATAAACCGCTACTAAAATACACGTTGCCTGCCACGCAAGAAGGCAAAAGCGGTGAACGCCGTGTCAAAGTGGACGTAAAATCTGAAGACAGTAAGCCAAGCCAAACCCAAATTAACGTGTTGCAAAAATTTGAGTTAAATGGTCAAAAAGTCAGCTTAATTGAAGCCAAACCGCTCACAGGTCGTACCCACCAAATCCGTGTGCACTTGGCGAGTATCGGGCATCCACTATTGGGTGATGATAAATACAATCCGAATGTGGCTAAAGGCGATAAAAGCGTGCGCCGCTTGTGCTTGCATGCTTATCAGCTTGCTATTCCAGAATATGAAACAATTACAGCCGAATTGCCAGAGGATATGCAAAGTTTGATAGAGAATCAACATGATTAA
- a CDS encoding Rne/Rng family ribonuclease, with translation MKRILINATHAEEIRVALCNGNHLYDFDLENRTREQKKANIYKGHVTRVEPSLEAVFVEYGSQRQGFLPIREIAPEYLAGDPRSTNNIKQLIKEGDELIVQVEKEERGNKGAALSTFISLAGRYLVLMPNNARGGGISRQISGKLRDEMKQALSELRLPKGMSVIIRTAGIGKTTDELQHDLDHLLNIWKGIQQQSQKFPSPRLLHQEAGVVTRALRDYLRDDITEIWIDNEYAYNEAANFIEAVMPQQANKLRKYTDYEPMFARFGIEKQIETAYQREVRLPSGGSIVIDQTEALVSIDINSSKATKGADVSETAFNTNLEAADEIARQLRLRDMGGLIVIDFIDMATDDHQKQVENRLKEATKNDRARIQFAEISRFGLLEMSRQRLRPSLEEATGYLCPRCHGTGMIRDLRSLALSIMRQIEQRALQERHGEIQAEVPTDIAAFLLNEKRETLVYLEQESGTRITILPHAHLESPEFNITYNSDGFAPSSYERVAESQQQEYKDRGYDTSNWHTDDNEISRVAPTGNHNAWSSASNAVNNTPNPATPSNKPQQTANNTTAAKAAAPKPVQPAATVPATSAVAWLSNLFAPTQQAQVTPHFSGQDAASAIESLVNTGAQSLGVQGQINHAALTASIPAVTADTGETSANPYQEASQQPSATAESSDKDAERRKRGNRKPKAKKPNRYQSETSEAEVSSQDTDSNKDQSNDTSKTAKTSELPKREPNSRRDSRGIKERRATLANEDSSAAVIDVTATDTAVAAVDGRKNNQSRAEKPKGTRQRDPNSVQVQVFKTEQQQPMAAVETTHLSLDASKGEIAKPEVQPIASATTPEPTTPEQVIETPVNASSVIVSNDEVAELTKASTPSAPSAEPATAELAVTPSQGRAKNDPREVYKAYQAQFSPVASVETPSVTKISGTVSQFINQYLDNAAEKMATDSVVSCFIQAIDAFNHQAATTTTPAKDNVVVAEQQRFGQYFRNYGYASLSAQNLDDYHTAILPASQFQCQAGKTDAALPIVTKRAINDPRGAIIDTAVAQAPTDSNPSVAEPTPNQTDSVTGQVEAASTQSASPSQNHLSYQAGSVGAWIVARLGDKGHALIEQGKLVEAYLQAHNAPVANQPTEPVYATIIADDAIVNQGVDSVPTADEPAIAFNTDSEGVEAMDIEDSAEAAAQKRKTTPVSYKNMIESVAEQMKPATVGMLTLATPKAPKTRTRKAKASEKPAAKPKTRTSKKVENAVVVTKKSTTTAQTDVAPSHDESVTPQHNQ, from the coding sequence ATGAAACGCATCCTCATCAATGCTACCCACGCCGAAGAAATCCGTGTTGCCCTGTGCAATGGCAATCACTTGTATGATTTCGATTTAGAAAACCGTACCCGCGAGCAAAAAAAAGCCAATATTTATAAAGGTCATGTGACCCGTGTCGAGCCATCGCTTGAAGCGGTATTTGTGGAATACGGTTCGCAACGTCAAGGTTTTTTACCGATTCGTGAAATCGCCCCAGAGTATCTAGCAGGCGACCCTCGCTCTACCAATAACATCAAACAACTGATTAAAGAAGGCGATGAGCTCATCGTGCAAGTGGAAAAAGAAGAACGCGGTAATAAAGGCGCGGCGTTATCTACTTTTATTTCATTGGCGGGTCGTTATTTGGTATTGATGCCCAACAACGCGCGTGGCGGCGGTATCTCTCGCCAAATCTCTGGCAAGCTGCGCGATGAGATGAAGCAAGCGCTAAGTGAGCTAAGACTACCTAAAGGCATGAGCGTTATCATCCGTACCGCAGGGATTGGTAAAACCACGGATGAATTGCAACATGACCTTGACCATTTATTAAACATTTGGAAAGGCATCCAACAACAAAGCCAAAAATTCCCCTCACCTCGCCTGTTGCACCAAGAAGCGGGCGTAGTCACCCGTGCCTTACGCGACTACCTGCGTGATGATATCACAGAAATTTGGATCGACAATGAATACGCTTATAATGAAGCGGCGAATTTTATTGAAGCGGTGATGCCGCAGCAAGCGAATAAACTGCGCAAATACACGGACTATGAGCCGATGTTTGCCCGTTTTGGGATTGAAAAACAAATCGAAACCGCCTACCAGCGTGAAGTACGTTTGCCAAGCGGCGGTTCGATTGTGATTGACCAAACTGAAGCCCTGGTATCAATCGATATCAACTCATCAAAAGCTACCAAAGGCGCGGATGTCTCAGAAACGGCGTTTAATACCAATTTGGAAGCGGCAGATGAAATCGCCCGCCAGTTACGCCTGCGTGATATGGGTGGTTTGATTGTTATTGACTTTATTGACATGGCAACCGATGACCACCAAAAACAAGTGGAAAATCGTCTCAAAGAAGCCACCAAAAACGACCGCGCGCGTATCCAATTCGCCGAAATTTCACGTTTTGGACTACTGGAAATGAGTCGTCAACGCCTGCGTCCGTCACTTGAAGAAGCGACAGGTTACCTCTGCCCGCGTTGTCACGGTACCGGTATGATTCGTGACTTGCGTTCACTTGCTTTATCAATCATGCGTCAAATCGAGCAACGGGCGTTACAAGAGCGTCATGGCGAAATACAAGCTGAAGTGCCAACCGATATCGCGGCATTTTTACTCAACGAAAAACGTGAGACGCTGGTGTATCTTGAGCAAGAAAGTGGCACGCGCATTACTATCTTGCCGCATGCCCATCTTGAATCCCCCGAGTTTAATATCACTTATAACAGTGATGGGTTTGCGCCATCGAGCTATGAGCGTGTCGCCGAAAGCCAACAACAAGAATATAAAGACCGTGGCTACGATACTAGCAATTGGCACACCGATGACAATGAAATCAGCCGTGTAGCCCCGACAGGTAATCATAATGCCTGGAGCAGTGCTAGCAACGCCGTCAATAACACGCCTAACCCTGCAACGCCATCCAACAAACCTCAGCAAACTGCCAACAATACGACTGCCGCCAAAGCTGCCGCGCCAAAGCCCGTGCAGCCGGCTGCCACTGTCCCTGCGACTTCAGCAGTCGCTTGGCTATCGAACTTGTTTGCCCCTACCCAGCAAGCCCAAGTCACCCCACACTTTAGCGGTCAAGATGCCGCTTCGGCGATTGAAAGTCTCGTCAATACCGGCGCGCAAAGCTTGGGGGTGCAAGGTCAAATCAATCACGCGGCACTGACGGCAAGCATCCCTGCGGTGACAGCTGACACCGGTGAAACTAGTGCCAATCCTTATCAAGAAGCGTCTCAACAACCTTCAGCCACGGCTGAATCAAGCGATAAAGATGCCGAGCGCCGTAAACGTGGTAACCGCAAACCAAAGGCTAAAAAACCAAACCGTTATCAATCTGAAACGAGTGAGGCGGAAGTTTCATCACAGGACACTGACAGCAATAAAGACCAGTCAAACGATACCTCAAAAACGGCCAAAACTAGTGAGCTGCCAAAACGCGAGCCGAATAGTCGCCGTGACAGCCGCGGCATCAAAGAACGTCGTGCTACACTAGCGAATGAGGATAGTAGCGCAGCAGTCATTGATGTGACAGCGACTGATACCGCTGTTGCCGCTGTCGATGGTAGAAAAAACAACCAATCCAGAGCAGAAAAACCGAAAGGCACCAGACAACGCGACCCCAACAGTGTGCAAGTTCAAGTATTTAAAACTGAACAACAGCAACCTATGGCTGCGGTTGAAACAACGCACCTCTCCCTAGATGCCAGCAAAGGGGAAATTGCAAAGCCTGAGGTGCAGCCAATAGCCTCGGCTACGACACCCGAGCCCACAACACCCGAACAGGTAATTGAGACGCCAGTTAACGCTAGCAGCGTTATAGTGTCAAATGACGAGGTAGCAGAGCTTACTAAAGCATCTACACCATCTGCGCCATCAGCTGAACCTGCCACTGCAGAGCTAGCAGTGACACCGAGCCAAGGTCGTGCCAAAAATGACCCACGCGAAGTGTACAAGGCTTATCAAGCGCAATTTAGCCCAGTTGCCTCTGTAGAGACCCCTTCAGTGACAAAAATTTCAGGTACGGTGAGTCAGTTTATTAACCAGTACTTAGATAATGCTGCTGAAAAAATGGCAACTGACAGCGTGGTTAGCTGCTTTATCCAAGCCATCGACGCTTTTAATCATCAAGCTGCTACCACCACTACCCCAGCAAAAGATAATGTCGTAGTGGCTGAACAACAGCGTTTTGGGCAGTATTTTAGAAATTATGGTTATGCCAGTTTATCCGCGCAAAACTTGGATGATTATCATACGGCCATTTTGCCCGCCAGTCAGTTCCAATGCCAAGCAGGCAAAACTGACGCTGCGCTGCCAATAGTGACTAAACGCGCCATCAATGATCCACGCGGCGCCATAATTGATACCGCTGTCGCTCAAGCGCCGACTGACTCAAACCCGTCAGTTGCTGAGCCTACCCCCAATCAAACTGACAGTGTCACCGGTCAAGTAGAAGCAGCCTCAACTCAATCAGCCTCACCCAGCCAAAACCACCTGTCATATCAAGCAGGTAGCGTAGGCGCATGGATTGTGGCGCGCTTGGGCGATAAAGGTCATGCGTTGATTGAGCAAGGTAAATTGGTCGAAGCTTACTTACAAGCGCACAATGCGCCAGTCGCTAACCAACCAACCGAGCCAGTCTATGCGACAATAATAGCGGATGATGCTATAGTGAATCAGGGCGTTGACTCAGTGCCAACAGCTGATGAACCAGCAATAGCCTTTAATACTGACAGCGAAGGTGTTGAAGCAATGGACATAGAAGATAGCGCAGAAGCAGCGGCGCAAAAACGTAAAACCACACCCGTAAGTTATAAGAATATGATTGAAAGTGTGGCAGAACAAATGAAACCGGCAACCGTTGGTATGCTGACCTTGGCAACCCCAAAAGCACCGAAAACCCGTACGCGTAAAGCTAAGGCGAGCGAAAAACCAGCAGCCAAACCCAAAACGCGTACCAGTAAAAAGGTGGAAAATGCCGTTGTTGTCACTAAAAAATCGACGACCACCGCACAAACTGACGTAGCGCCCTCTCACGATGAGTCGGTAACGCCGCAGCACAATCAGTAA
- a CDS encoding HAD family hydrolase yields MINMKNKSLIIFDWDGTLMDSVGLIVDAMRYAAEKHGLTVTDEATKSIIGIALVDAFPILFPNDSDKYDELLATYSEYYVKHCDNDKLFDGIKELIQDLHAQGKTLAIATGKKRKGLQRVLPNSGIEAFFITTKTADETAGKPNPLMLEQILVETGTRIEDAVFIGDSIHDIRMANNIGMDSIAVSYGCEKADVLAKEQPTKLVTTINELKQQLI; encoded by the coding sequence ATGATTAACATGAAAAACAAATCCCTAATCATTTTTGACTGGGACGGCACACTGATGGATTCTGTTGGCTTAATCGTCGATGCCATGCGCTATGCCGCCGAAAAGCACGGCTTAACCGTCACCGATGAAGCGACAAAGTCCATTATTGGCATTGCGTTAGTCGATGCGTTTCCCATCCTGTTTCCCAACGACAGCGATAAATATGATGAACTTTTAGCCACTTACTCTGAGTATTATGTCAAGCATTGCGACAACGACAAACTGTTTGATGGTATTAAAGAATTGATTCAAGATTTACACGCGCAAGGTAAAACACTAGCCATTGCAACAGGCAAGAAACGTAAAGGGCTGCAGCGTGTATTGCCAAACTCTGGAATTGAAGCCTTTTTCATAACTACCAAAACCGCTGACGAAACCGCAGGTAAGCCAAATCCCTTAATGCTTGAGCAAATCTTGGTAGAAACAGGCACAAGAATAGAAGACGCTGTTTTTATCGGTGATAGTATTCATGACATCCGTATGGCAAATAATATTGGCATGGACAGCATAGCAGTGAGTTACGGCTGTGAAAAAGCCGATGTTTTGGCAAAAGAACAGCCAACCAAGCTTGTGACCACAATCAATGAACTAAAACAACAGCTCATTTAG
- a CDS encoding IS630 family transposase translates to MLGLLLLTLSITADNILFMDETGFYQRQYYTRSWSPIGKPCYAKIDANKGKRLNLIGAMRLNDFKLIAPVTFEGGCKRVTVENWLHTLGQSLPKDDKGNYPKRVLVLDNARFHHGGDLKQIAELYNIELTYLPPYSPELNPIEQLWAVIKQKVRLTLSKFDTLKDCVESCLV, encoded by the coding sequence ATGCTAGGTTTACTGCTTTTAACCTTAAGTATCACGGCTGACAACATACTGTTTATGGATGAAACAGGATTTTATCAAAGGCAATATTACACCCGCAGTTGGTCGCCTATTGGCAAGCCTTGTTATGCCAAAATCGATGCCAATAAAGGCAAACGCTTAAACTTAATAGGGGCGATGCGATTAAATGACTTTAAACTCATCGCACCTGTTACCTTTGAAGGTGGTTGTAAACGAGTGACGGTTGAAAATTGGCTACACACGTTGGGGCAATCTTTGCCAAAAGATGATAAGGGAAATTATCCAAAACGTGTATTGGTGTTGGATAATGCCAGATTTCATCATGGTGGCGATTTAAAGCAAATTGCGGAACTTTATAATATTGAACTGACGTACTTACCGCCTTATTCACCTGAACTCAATCCAATTGAGCAGTTGTGGGCAGTCATCAAGCAAAAGGTTCGTTTAACGCTAAGCAAGTTTGATACGCTTAAGGATTGTGTTGAAAGTTGCTTGGTATAA
- a CDS encoding Rne/Rng family ribonuclease → MTEELLINISPSESRVAVLEDGILNEIFIERHSKLGSVGNIYLGTVVRVLPGMQAAFIDIGQSRTAFLHVNDMQTLRPKLSAIEPHKPQNPAIDNTLDPDTTTLAMTTTTYQPPPSELIENRLYEGQRILVQVIKDQLGSKGARLTTDVSLPSRYLVYLPYGEHIGISQRIDGDERERLKTQLGELVHQVNLQGGLIARTAAENIPQSKLEEDIYYLLQLWRMVQARREQTPTHRRFELIYQDLSLPLRAIRDLIGEQTERVTVDNARVFDAIRHFAKEFVPAIFPRIQLYEGEQALFDVHRVEDDLKDALNRRVNLKSGGYLIIDQTEAMTTIDVNTGSFVGGRSLEDTVYKTNLEATHAIARQLRLRNLGGIIILDFIDMQEQQHRDEVLASLQEQLKRDYAKTNISQVSALGLIEMTRKRTRESLQQQLCEPCPTCGGKGFVKSAETVCLEIFRELMRCARTYNAPKKFTVVANSGVIDLLETIEADTVAEMEYLLGRPINLESDNRFNQEQYDILLD, encoded by the coding sequence ATGACCGAAGAACTACTCATCAACATCAGTCCATCTGAGAGCCGAGTCGCCGTGCTCGAAGATGGGATACTCAACGAAATCTTTATCGAACGCCATAGCAAACTTGGCTCAGTGGGCAATATCTACCTTGGCACAGTGGTGCGCGTACTGCCAGGGATGCAGGCGGCGTTTATCGACATTGGGCAATCACGCACCGCGTTTTTGCACGTCAATGATATGCAGACCCTGCGTCCTAAGCTCTCAGCCATTGAACCGCACAAACCGCAAAACCCGGCGATTGACAACACCTTAGACCCTGACACCACTACGCTTGCGATGACCACAACCACCTATCAGCCACCGCCTAGTGAGTTGATAGAAAACCGCTTGTATGAAGGACAGCGTATCTTGGTGCAAGTGATTAAAGACCAATTAGGCAGTAAAGGCGCACGACTGACGACGGATGTGTCATTGCCTTCGCGTTATTTGGTGTACTTGCCATATGGCGAACATATCGGTATCTCTCAGCGGATTGATGGCGATGAGCGAGAACGGTTAAAAACACAGCTTGGCGAGCTGGTGCACCAAGTCAATCTACAAGGCGGATTGATTGCCCGTACCGCTGCCGAAAATATCCCGCAATCCAAACTTGAAGAAGATATTTATTATCTACTACAGCTTTGGCGTATGGTACAAGCCCGCCGTGAACAAACGCCGACCCATCGCCGTTTTGAGCTAATTTATCAGGATTTGTCGCTACCTTTGCGCGCGATTCGAGATTTGATTGGTGAGCAGACTGAAAGGGTGACGGTCGATAACGCCCGAGTGTTTGACGCTATTCGTCATTTTGCCAAAGAATTTGTCCCTGCCATTTTCCCACGTATTCAATTGTATGAAGGCGAGCAGGCGTTATTTGATGTTCACCGCGTTGAAGATGATTTAAAAGACGCGCTCAATCGCCGTGTTAATCTCAAATCAGGCGGTTATCTTATTATCGACCAAACTGAAGCCATGACCACCATTGATGTCAATACAGGCTCATTTGTCGGAGGGCGTTCCCTTGAAGATACGGTGTATAAAACCAATCTTGAAGCCACTCACGCCATCGCCCGTCAGCTGCGACTGCGTAATTTGGGCGGGATTATCATTCTTGACTTTATCGATATGCAAGAGCAACAACACCGCGATGAGGTATTAGCAAGCCTGCAAGAACAGCTCAAACGCGATTATGCCAAAACCAACATCAGCCAAGTCTCAGCGCTTGGGCTGATAGAGATGACTCGTAAACGCACGCGTGAGAGCCTACAACAACAGCTTTGCGAGCCGTGTCCAACCTGTGGCGGTAAAGGCTTTGTCAAAAGCGCCGAAACCGTGTGTTTGGAGATTTTTAGAGAACTCATGCGCTGCGCCAGAACCTACAACGCCCCTAAGAAATTTACCGTGGTCGCAAATAGCGGGGTAATTGATTTGCTTGAAACCATTGAAGCGGATACGGTGGCAGAGATGGAATATTTGCTGGGTCGTCCGATTAACTTAGAAAGTGATAACCGTTTTAATCAAGAACAATATGATATTTTGCTAGATTAG